The genomic window tttcttcactgtttctctctctctccccaccccaccccctctctctcttttcttcagtttctctctccctctccacccccctctctctcttttcttcactgtttctctctctccccaccccctctctctcttttcttcactgtttctctctctccccaccccccctctctctcttttcttcactgtttctctctctctccccaccccacaccctctctctcttttcttcagtttctctctctcccctccccccctctctctgttttcttcactgtttctctccctccccaccccccctctctctctcttttcttcactgtttctctctctccccaccccctctctctcttttcttcactgtttctctctctccccacccccctctctctcttttcttcactgtttctctctccctctccaccccctctctctcttttcttcagtttttctctccctccccaccccccctctctctcttttcttcagtttctctccctctccccccccctctctctcttttcttcactgtttctctctctctccccaccgcctctctctcttttcttcactgtttctctccctccccaccccctctctctcttttcttcactgtttctctctctctccactccccctctctctcttttcttcattttctctcccaccccatcccatctctctcttttcttcactgtttctctccctccccacccctcctctctctctctcttttcttcattgtttctctctctccccacccgccctctctcttttcttcactgtttctctctctccccaccccccctctctctcttttcttcactgtttctctctccctccccaccccctctctctcttttcttcactgtttctctctccctctccatcacccctctctctcttttcttcactgtttctctctctccccacccccctctctctcttttcttcactgtttctctctccctccccatcacccctctctctcttttcttcactgtttctctctctcccccccccctctctctcttttcttcaatgtttctctctctctccccaccccctctctctcttttcttcaatgtttctctccctctccacccccatttTCATCGGGATGGTACTTTATAGATGAACTTTATGTcgccgtgtttgtttgttttttcaattgaCTGCAAGTATTGTAGCGTAATATGTTGGAAAATATATGTTAAAATGAATATGATACGAGTTTATTTGTTATGTAAGTActgaaggcactttactcacgaCTTTTTGCACCCCACCCAAGCGTCACTGGGTATCTGACCTGGTTTGGGGGAAGGCtacaaggaagaaggaagaaaggagatgaTTGGcccctgtcttcccccctcccacccccccccccccccccccccccccccccccccccccccccacacacacacacggtggataTGATGAGGAATTCACTGCAGGTTCCCGTGTCCGTAAAAGGCTTTGCGATCCGATGCCAAACATGATACCAGGCTTTGAAGAAAACAAGAGACGTACCATCTGCAGTgatgacagttcagttcagttcagttcagtctttcaaggaggcgtcaccgtgtTCGGACAagacgctgcaccacatcttctgagcagatgcctgaccagcagcgtaacccaacgagcttattcaggccttgaggaggAAAATGCATAAAaagtaaatggatacatcattaaagaaatgaataaatgaataaacaaataaacaaacgaacaacaaaaaatgtaagcagatagataatgaaatagaatagattaCAGGGGCTGGGACGGaggcttggggggtgggtgtgtgtgtgggggggcagggggggagaataaatgaacaaaataaaaagacaataatgataatgaattaaGATGCTGAAGGGGAGGCcggcctgtatgtgtgtgcgtgtgtgtgtgcaggacacaCAGGCATTCGGAGGCACCCCCCTGGCCATGCTGGCTGCCCAGTGCAGCAAGATCACCAGCAagagcccccctcccctcgccgaGGCCACCGTCGGCAAAGGTTTCCTGCCTTGGAAGAAGAGCggcatcaccccctcctccacccccgtgTCCGGGTTCCACCTGACGTCACCGCGCGTGTCGGGCTCTCTGACGTCACCGCTGAGCATGCAGTCCAACGGGCTGACGTCAGGCTACAGCCGCTCCCCGGCCCCGCCCCCCTCGGCAAACCCCTCGGGGTACGGCAGCAACGACCACTTCCTGTATCCCAGCACCACTGTGTCTTCACAGACCGACAACAtctcacaggtgtgtgtgtgtgtgtgtgtgtgtgtgtgtgtgtgtgtgtgtgtgtgtgttgtttgttggtctgtgtgttttaCTGTTTAAGGTCTAATAAATAAAGTACTTACAGGAAATGGATAAATATTGGGGCATTTGTTATGTTGGTGTAAGGTCAAATGTATCTTGTCAAATGCACTCAATAGTAGTAGCAatcggcggcagcagcagcagtagtagtagtaatagtagtaatagcagtggtTGCAGTAAGTGTAGTGGTAGCAGTGGTATTCTtttgaggatgaggatgatgattattcttatcattattaatattattattgttattgttgttgtcgttcttcttcttgtcatgatgatgatgatgattattatttgtagtagtagtattgttgttatcattattattattgtcatcatcattatcattgttgttgctgttgctgctagtaGTAGTACGAGTACGagtattatcactattattatcagcattgttatcatcatcatcattactactactattattattattattatgattaacattattattattatcattattattgttattactgttatgattatgatgatgatgataagtatttgtagcagtagtggtggaaGTAATTGTAGGAGTAGGAGCAGTGTTGTtcttatcatcgttattatcatcaccatcattattataattgttgttgttgtcgtgatgatgatgatgatgatgacgattatgatgatgatgatgttgacgatgacgatgatgatgatgatgacgacgatgacgatgacgatgacgatgatgatgataacgatgatgatgatgacgatgatgatgatgatgacgatgacgatgaagatgatgatgatgataacggtgatgatgatgatggcgatgatgatgacgatggttgcTGCACTGTGCAGGCTGCCTTCCTGCAGAAGATgcagggtgagggggcggggggtctggGGACCACCAGCACGGCCACAGGCTTCAGCGGCATGTACGGCCGGGTGCCCTCCGTCACGGGCCACTACGAGTCCTGGCCCTTCCCCGGCATGGCggccgcccacccccacccctccgccccccagggCCTCAAGGCCTCGGCCGAGATGAACGTGGCGGCCATGAACGGCGCGGGGTCCTGGTGGGACATGCACACGGCGGCCGCCGCCCACAACGTGCACGGGGCAGGGGCGGGCAACTGGCTGACCgactcctccgcctcccccctccacccccagctcAACGTCACCACCTACGCGGACTACAGCAGCTCGctgggccaccaccaccacccccaccacccccaccccctgacctccACCCCCGGGTCGCTGCTGTCCCAGGGCCAGCACCTGTTCCAGGACACCTACAAGAGCATCCTGCCCTCCCAGGCTGACCCACTCTCCGCGGCCTCCTCCGTGAGCCCCTTCCTGCCCCGGCCTTCCTCCCTGGCCAGCCCCCGCTCCTCGCGACGCTACACGGGCCGCGCCACCTGTGACTGTCCCAACTGCCAGGAGGCCGACCGCCTGGGCCCCGCCGGGGAGCACCTGAGGAAGCGCAACATCCACAGCTGCCACATCCCGGGCTGCGGCAAGGTGTACAACAAGACCTCCCACCTCAAGGCACACCTCCGCTGGCACACCGGAGAGCGCCCCTTCGTCTGCAACTGGCTCTTCTGCGGCAAGCGTTTCACGCGCTCCGACGAGCTGCAGCGCCACCTGAGGACTCACACGGGCGAGAAGCGGTTCGCGTGCCCCACGTGCAACAAGCGCTTCATGCGCTCCGACCACCTGTCCAAGCACGTGAAGACACACTCGGCGTGCGGCAAGAAGGACTCGTCAGGCAGCGACACGgagaacagccaggacaacacCAGCCTCAgctcgcccccgcccccttcgGCGGTAGTGGGGGCCCGGATGGGGGGCATGGGGCCCGGGGGGCCGGGGGCCAACTCCCCCCCTCTGGTGAAGGAGGAGCCCAGACTCCGGTGATGGTGACACTGAAAGAGCGCGGACAGTCCGGGACTGAAGCCCTCAAGTCTGACCGTTCAATGGCACCCGCTCCCTccgccaccccttcccctccccccaccccgtcaccccTCTTCTcctgcagggggtggggaggcaggtggggggtgggtgtcctTTGATGGACCGCTGAGCTTCAACATCTTCTTCTGCTGATTCTGAAGAAGGGAACAGCGTTACATTGCAACGTGACGGACCTCGctaggagacagggagagaagagagagagagagagagagagagagagagagtgtgtgtgtgtgtgtgtgtgtgttctccttgcTGTGGTCCACCGGTGAGCGGCATGTGTGATCTCGTAGTCCACTGTAGTGCAGTGTTGACCACCGCCACCCGCCACGCACACTTCAGTCATTGCTGGACGGAAACTTGCAGAGCAAGGACTGAGTGAAGAGATCATTTTGAAAAAggtaacaataattttttttttttttttttaatgtcagcgGACATTCGACACAACCATTTACATGATGCAAAAGAATCGTCAACATCGGAGAGACCGTTTCGTTTTGATATGTTGTCAGCATAGCAACTACCGAAACAGCAATAATTCTGTCAATTATTAATCAGTGAAAACTGAGATTTTCGCTGCATGATCCAGAATGAAACGAATCCATCCGAACACTGCAGTCCCATGTCCCGTTTTGTCAAGGAGTGGAATGGAGCCCGGCGCCCTGCCcacactgtctgcctgtcactgcaCCTGTTCTGATgctcaacattaaaaaaagaaaagtataaaaaaaaaatttaaaaaaagtcttGCAGATGGGTTTGTCCCGTTCACACACTTTTGTGGTGCACTTGTCTTTGTTGAAAACAGCTGAAAACGATGCGATGAACATGAATGGATGGTGTGCGTTAAAAGTGGCGGAGTGAGTGAGCAACTTGATGCCATAGGCTTGTGTCCGATACTCCTGCATGTTGTGGGACTGTGTAGATGTGACGTGGTCAGATCGGATCATCTGTCTGTGTAGATGTGACGTGGTCAGATCggatcatctctgtctgtgtatatgtgatcGGATCAACTGTACCCTGTGATTGGGGGTGCAGGGCAGAAGTCTGACCGTGCAACGTGCGGATGAATAACGTAGAGAAGTC from Babylonia areolata isolate BAREFJ2019XMU chromosome 1, ASM4173473v1, whole genome shotgun sequence includes these protein-coding regions:
- the LOC143291639 gene encoding transcription factor Sp9-like, with the protein product MATTLLGDTQAFGGTPLAMLAAQCSKITSKSPPPLAEATVGKGFLPWKKSGITPSSTPVSGFHLTSPRVSGSLTSPLSMQSNGLTSGYSRSPAPPPSANPSGYGSNDHFLYPSTTVSSQTDNISQAAFLQKMQGEGAGGLGTTSTATGFSGMYGRVPSVTGHYESWPFPGMAAAHPHPSAPQGLKASAEMNVAAMNGAGSWWDMHTAAAAHNVHGAGAGNWLTDSSASPLHPQLNVTTYADYSSSLGHHHHPHHPHPLTSTPGSLLSQGQHLFQDTYKSILPSQADPLSAASSVSPFLPRPSSLASPRSSRRYTGRATCDCPNCQEADRLGPAGEHLRKRNIHSCHIPGCGKVYNKTSHLKAHLRWHTGERPFVCNWLFCGKRFTRSDELQRHLRTHTGEKRFACPTCNKRFMRSDHLSKHVKTHSACGKKDSSGSDTENSQDNTSLSSPPPPSAVVGARMGGMGPGGPGANSPPLVKEEPRLR